In Sphingobacterium sp. SRCM116780, the genomic stretch TGTTTATTCGGCAGCTAAAAATCTAGCATCCAATGTTGTTGCAGAAGATGGTTCAATAGGAATTCGTATTGTTAATCATGATTTTTGTCAGCAGCTTTTACAACGATTTAGAAAGCCATTGGTATCGACATCTGCCAATATGAGTGGCGAACCTTCTCCGAAATGCTTTGATGATATTTCAGATGATGTTAAAGAGCATGTTGATTACATCGTAAAGTTTGGACAACATGAAAAGGGTGACGGCAAGTCATCAAGTATTATGAAGTTAGATCCCAGTGGAAAATTTGAATTTATCAGAAAATAAGATTGATATGAAAAAATTAGTATTACTTGCAGCTTTGACAGAACCTAATAAAGAAATTACATTCGTTGCTGATGGTGTATTAGTTGTAAAATAGGTCTAGAGAAAGATATTAAAAAGGTTATTTTCTGAATAGGAAATAACCTTTTTTGTTTTAATGCCTATTTATTAAATAAGCTTGATAAATTTGTACTACATGAAAATGATTAAAACAGCACCTGCACAGTCGATCAATCTAAAAGGTCAGCTGATCACATTTGATCACCCTATTATTATGGGTATTTTGAACGTTACCCCAGATTCCTTTTTTGATGGGGGTCAATATAATAACATCGAACAGGCACTCGAAAAAACGAAACAACTATTAGCCGCTGGAGCAGACATTATCGATATTGGCGCGTATTCCTCTCGACCAGGAGCTCCTTTAATCTCTTCACAAGAAGAAATAGACCGAGCTCTTCCAGTAGTACAAGCCATCGTTAAAACCTTTCCCGATATTATTCTTTCCATAGACACCTTTCGCGCAGATGTCGCTGAGGCTTGTGTACATGCAGGTGTACATATGATCAATGATGTATCGGGAGGTATTATTGATCCTGAAATGTTTCCTACGGTCGCGAAATTGCAGGTTCC encodes the following:
- a CDS encoding L-threonylcarbamoyladenylate synthase; this translates as MSQFVDRNDINQALEVLKNGGLILYPTDTIWGIGCDATNAEAVEKVFQLKGRAKDKSLIVLLHNENQLASYVSEIPEVAYQLIEYTDKPLTIVYSAAKNLASNVVAEDGSIGIRIVNHDFCQQLLQRFRKPLVSTSANMSGEPSPKCFDDISDDVKEHVDYIVKFGQHEKGDGKSSSIMKLDPSGKFEFIRK
- the folP gene encoding dihydropteroate synthase — encoded protein: MKMIKTAPAQSINLKGQLITFDHPIIMGILNVTPDSFFDGGQYNNIEQALEKTKQLLAAGADIIDIGAYSSRPGAPLISSQEEIDRALPVVQAIVKTFPDIILSIDTFRADVAEACVHAGVHMINDVSGGIIDPEMFPTVAKLQVPYILMHMRGTPENMQKLTQYNDIVTDVAIFLGEKIAELRQLGVKDIILDPGYGFAKTMEQNYELVYRIDELQYFGLPILGGISRKSMIYKKLGISPEEALNGTTVLNTLLLSKGVQILRVHDVKEAKQIVDLLFQ